Proteins encoded by one window of Fibrobacter sp. UWT2:
- a CDS encoding M20/M25/M40 family metallo-hydrolase — translation MEQKTIDFVVKAIHEKMPAYIQTLSDLVKIPSISFDNFDQKYVLDSAEKVKELFLQAGLTNVQFLLPPSGRPSVYGESLTSPDKPTVLLYAHHDVQPPMREALWNTKPFEASLQGDRLYGRGTADDKAGIVTHLAALEQVRALKKNDGPNLKFLIEGEEESGSAGFETILKKHAELLKSDAVIVADLGNFAKGTPSITTTLRGMSAVNVELKATKAPLHSGSWSGPIPDPGQVLCRMIANLTDGKGNILIPNFEDTLVPPTEAELASYKSLGMTEKIFRNDGGILESVKLKVPEDEILLSLWRRPSIVVTAMEIGSRTNAGNVLQNCAYARIGIRLAPGMNADVATQQLVEFLQAQVPYGLQCHITTEDGANPFVTDTTHPFFKKMSESMATAYGAETKFIGCGASIPGAELFRNTFGDIPILLTGLEDPECNAHGENESLYLPDFEHGIVAETLFFGEIC, via the coding sequence ATGGAACAGAAAACAATTGATTTTGTCGTCAAGGCCATCCACGAAAAGATGCCCGCCTATATCCAGACCCTGAGCGATCTGGTAAAAATTCCGTCTATCAGTTTTGACAATTTTGACCAAAAATACGTACTGGACTCCGCCGAAAAGGTCAAGGAACTCTTTTTGCAGGCCGGCCTCACCAACGTGCAGTTTTTGTTGCCGCCCAGCGGACGCCCCTCTGTATACGGCGAAAGCCTTACGAGCCCTGACAAGCCTACGGTACTTTTGTACGCCCACCACGACGTGCAGCCCCCTATGCGCGAAGCCCTCTGGAACACCAAGCCTTTTGAAGCGAGCCTCCAGGGTGACCGACTCTATGGCCGCGGCACTGCCGATGACAAGGCGGGTATCGTGACACACTTGGCCGCCTTGGAACAGGTGCGAGCCCTCAAGAAGAACGACGGTCCAAACCTCAAGTTCCTGATTGAAGGCGAAGAAGAATCCGGAAGCGCCGGCTTCGAAACCATCTTGAAAAAACACGCCGAACTCTTGAAGAGCGATGCCGTTATCGTGGCAGACCTGGGTAACTTTGCCAAGGGCACGCCCTCGATTACCACAACGCTCCGCGGCATGAGCGCAGTGAACGTGGAACTCAAGGCTACCAAGGCGCCGCTCCATTCGGGTAGCTGGTCAGGCCCGATTCCCGACCCGGGTCAGGTACTTTGCCGCATGATCGCAAACCTTACCGACGGCAAGGGCAACATCTTGATTCCGAATTTCGAAGATACGCTTGTGCCGCCCACCGAAGCAGAACTTGCCTCGTACAAGAGCCTCGGCATGACCGAGAAAATTTTCCGCAACGACGGCGGCATCCTAGAAAGCGTCAAGCTTAAAGTCCCTGAAGACGAGATTCTACTCTCGCTGTGGCGCAGGCCCTCAATTGTAGTAACCGCCATGGAAATCGGTAGCCGCACGAACGCCGGCAACGTTTTGCAGAACTGCGCCTACGCACGCATCGGCATTCGCCTTGCCCCCGGCATGAACGCCGACGTGGCGACCCAGCAGCTGGTGGAATTCTTGCAGGCGCAGGTACCCTACGGCCTGCAATGCCACATTACCACCGAAGATGGCGCCAACCCCTTCGTAACCGATACCACTCACCCCTTCTTTAAGAAGATGAGCGAATCCATGGCAACGGCATACGGTGCCGAGACTAAGTTTATTGGCTGCGGCGCAAGCATTCCCGGAGCAGAACTGTTCCGCAACACCTTCGGCGACATTCCTATTTTGCTCACAGGCCTCGAAGACCCCGAATGCAACGCCCACGGCGAAAACGAAAGCCTCTACTTGCCCGACTTTGAACACGGCATTGTAGCCGAAACCCTATTCTTTGGAGAAATCTGCTAA
- a CDS encoding NAD-dependent deacylase — MSTTKFPRLVVLTGAGISAESGLRTFRGNDGMWEHENIDDVCTPEGYYRDKKRVKDFYNFLRKGLKEHEPNAAHFALAELEQRLGDDFLLVTQNVDNLHERAGSKRVLHMHGDLMRLTCEHNPKHEFIFDGEETLETRCPFCGAMSRPDIVFFGEQPLYMEEIQDALRHCKEFVYIGTSSVVYPAAGFKSFAKSFGAKVTCLNLEVPTSDPYTDVFVEGKATDIVPKWCENFK, encoded by the coding sequence ATGAGTACTACAAAGTTTCCTAGACTCGTTGTACTGACCGGTGCCGGCATTAGTGCGGAATCGGGACTTCGCACATTCCGTGGCAATGACGGTATGTGGGAACATGAAAACATTGACGACGTGTGTACGCCCGAAGGCTACTACCGCGACAAGAAGCGCGTAAAGGACTTCTACAACTTCTTGCGCAAGGGACTCAAGGAACACGAACCCAATGCCGCACACTTCGCCTTGGCCGAACTGGAACAGCGTCTGGGCGATGATTTTCTGCTGGTGACGCAGAACGTGGACAACCTGCATGAACGTGCCGGTTCCAAGCGCGTGCTGCACATGCACGGCGACTTGATGCGCCTGACCTGCGAACACAACCCGAAGCATGAATTTATATTCGACGGCGAAGAAACTTTAGAGACTCGCTGCCCGTTCTGCGGAGCCATGAGCCGCCCGGACATCGTATTCTTTGGCGAGCAGCCGCTGTACATGGAAGAAATCCAGGATGCCTTAAGGCACTGCAAGGAATTCGTGTACATCGGTACCAGCAGCGTGGTCTACCCCGCCGCTGGTTTCAAGAGCTTCGCGAAGAGCTTTGGCGCGAAGGTGACATGCCTGAACCTGGAAGTGCCCACTAGCGACCCCTACACCGACGTATTCGTAGAAGGCAAGGCGACGGATATCGTCCCTAAATGGTGCGAGAATTTTAAGTAA
- a CDS encoding ABC transporter ATP-binding protein: MSNSLPVLQVRDLSVAFGFDKKGNPRDGIKPLQVTDRVSFDIRTGEFFALVGESGCGKSVTAMSILRLLPQPSAQIVEGSVLYRTSEDAAPIDLAKLPLADLQKVRGSEISCIFQEPMQALNPVVTIKKQLMEVFKFCKHSKGDFMTVIREMLTLAGFKDVNRVLDAYPHELSGGMLQRVCIVMALLSKPKLIIADEPTTALDVTVQAQVLAVLKDMANRMGTAVLLITHNMGIVSQYADRVAVMYAGRIVETGAVRDVIDSPMHPYTQGLLAAIPENHSDMRTMKSIPGSVPHPRDFAKGCRFADRCEKCTEQCRSDELPPKQKAPGSTNHEACCFYL, from the coding sequence ATGTCTAATTCTTTGCCGGTTTTGCAGGTGCGCGATCTCTCGGTTGCTTTCGGGTTCGACAAGAAGGGCAATCCGCGCGACGGTATCAAGCCGCTGCAGGTCACGGACCGCGTTTCCTTCGACATTCGTACCGGCGAGTTCTTTGCGCTGGTGGGCGAGTCGGGCTGCGGAAAGAGCGTGACCGCCATGAGCATCTTAAGGCTGTTGCCTCAGCCTAGCGCCCAGATTGTAGAAGGCTCCGTGCTGTATCGCACCAGTGAAGATGCTGCTCCGATTGATTTGGCGAAGCTCCCGCTTGCCGATTTGCAAAAAGTCCGCGGCTCTGAAATTTCGTGCATCTTTCAGGAGCCTATGCAGGCCTTGAATCCGGTGGTGACGATCAAGAAACAGCTGATGGAAGTCTTCAAGTTCTGCAAGCATTCCAAGGGTGACTTCATGACGGTTATCCGCGAGATGCTTACCCTTGCGGGCTTCAAAGATGTGAACCGTGTCTTGGATGCTTACCCTCACGAGCTTTCTGGCGGTATGTTGCAGCGCGTGTGCATCGTGATGGCGCTGCTTTCTAAGCCGAAGCTGATTATCGCTGATGAACCGACGACGGCCTTGGATGTCACGGTGCAGGCGCAGGTGCTTGCGGTGCTTAAGGATATGGCGAATCGTATGGGGACGGCGGTGCTCCTGATTACCCATAACATGGGAATCGTATCGCAGTATGCTGACCGAGTGGCGGTGATGTATGCGGGTCGCATTGTAGAAACGGGTGCTGTGCGCGACGTAATTGACTCTCCGATGCATCCGTACACGCAAGGGCTGCTTGCCGCTATTCCCGAGAATCACAGCGATATGCGCACGATGAAATCAATTCCGGGTTCTGTGCCGCATCCGCGTGACTTTGCGAAGGGTTGCCGTTTTGCGGACCGCTGCGAAAAATGTACCGAACAATGCCGCAGCGACGAATTGCCGCCAAAACAAAAAGCTCCGGGCTCAACGAACCACGAAGCTTGCTGTTTCTACTTATAA
- a CDS encoding ABC transporter permease, which translates to MKIRLTQETLNRLKRFRKNKRAFWSLIVLVVAYLLSLTSPWTVNDEPLLMRYQGKTYFPAFVRYSDADFGGEYQTEADYGKLFESVRECEEDAAEGFTRAGGCPDVWALMPPIAHDPLKADLSEEGTPPFAPSARHWLGTDSNGRDVLARLIHGFRICISFSLLLTVLGTFLGIVIGGIQGYLGKFWDTGMQRFIEIWSSLPMLYVVILIGSIYGRSFWLLILIMAAFNWISLSYYMRAEFLKLRGMTYVQSAKVLGMGHRHIFFKEILPNAMTPVVTLFPFTLIGGIGSLTSLDFLGFGLQPPTPSWGELMSQGLNNLYAPWISVSTVAALFVTLLLTTFVGEGVRDAMDPKSGDRYV; encoded by the coding sequence ATGAAAATTCGCCTGACACAAGAAACCTTGAATCGCCTGAAGCGCTTCCGCAAGAACAAGCGTGCGTTCTGGTCTTTGATTGTTCTTGTGGTGGCGTATCTGTTGTCGCTGACTAGCCCGTGGACGGTAAACGATGAACCGCTCCTGATGCGTTACCAGGGGAAGACGTATTTCCCGGCGTTCGTACGCTACAGTGATGCTGACTTTGGCGGTGAATACCAGACCGAAGCCGATTACGGCAAATTGTTCGAATCGGTGCGGGAATGCGAAGAAGATGCCGCTGAAGGCTTTACTCGTGCGGGAGGCTGCCCCGATGTATGGGCGTTGATGCCTCCGATTGCTCATGACCCGCTGAAGGCTGACTTGAGTGAAGAGGGAACGCCGCCTTTTGCGCCGAGCGCCAGACATTGGCTCGGAACCGATAGCAATGGCCGCGATGTGCTGGCCCGCTTGATTCATGGCTTTAGAATTTGTATTAGCTTCAGCTTGCTTTTGACGGTGCTGGGAACTTTCCTCGGTATTGTGATTGGCGGTATTCAGGGTTACCTCGGCAAGTTCTGGGATACGGGCATGCAGCGCTTCATTGAAATTTGGTCGTCGCTGCCGATGCTTTACGTGGTGATTTTGATCGGCAGTATTTATGGCCGCAGTTTCTGGCTTTTGATTCTGATTATGGCGGCGTTCAACTGGATTTCGCTGAGTTACTACATGCGTGCGGAATTCTTGAAGCTGCGTGGCATGACTTACGTGCAGTCGGCGAAAGTCCTGGGTATGGGACACCGCCACATTTTCTTCAAAGAGATTTTGCCGAATGCCATGACGCCCGTGGTGACGCTTTTCCCGTTCACGCTGATTGGCGGAATCGGTAGCTTGACGTCCCTTGATTTCTTGGGCTTCGGTCTGCAGCCGCCTACACCTAGCTGGGGCGAACTCATGAGCCAGGGCCTCAACAACCTTTATGCCCCGTGGATTTCTGTCAGCACGGTAGCGGCTCTCTTTGTAACGCTCCTCCTCACGACATTCGTCGGCGAAGGCGTGCGTGATGCAATGGACCCCAAATCCGGAGATCGATATGTCTAA